One Akkermansiaceae bacterium genomic region harbors:
- a CDS encoding DUF1080 domain-containing protein, giving the protein MSQPSRTFLSLGLVSAGIIICTGAACAEPPQEEYHTPKQPWSDYTVHQMSRPHPEKVTSKGAVCTKAPAGAIVLFDGKDTAAFTRAWTVKDGVMIASPHPKPKASGDIRTKQAFGDCFLHVEWRIPAGRKIDGQKGGNSGIFLMDRYEIQVQESHTNVTYADGQAAAIYGQTPPKVNASTPQGEWQSYDIIFKAPVYGEKGLEKPAYVTVVHNGVKVHDQQQIHGPTLHKKVAKYPPTHPAKAPIRLQWHNDPIEFRNIWIKEGK; this is encoded by the coding sequence ATGAGTCAACCATCCCGCACTTTTCTGTCATTGGGGCTTGTTTCCGCAGGTATCATCATTTGCACCGGTGCCGCCTGTGCCGAGCCTCCGCAAGAGGAATATCACACACCGAAACAACCCTGGAGCGACTACACCGTCCACCAGATGAGCCGGCCCCATCCTGAAAAGGTGACATCGAAGGGGGCGGTGTGCACCAAAGCGCCAGCGGGTGCGATTGTTTTGTTTGACGGCAAGGACACCGCAGCCTTCACCAGGGCGTGGACCGTCAAGGATGGTGTGATGATTGCCAGTCCGCATCCGAAACCCAAGGCATCAGGCGATATCCGGACGAAGCAGGCATTTGGCGATTGTTTTTTACACGTCGAGTGGCGCATCCCCGCAGGCCGGAAAATCGACGGCCAGAAGGGCGGCAACAGCGGTATTTTCCTGATGGACCGCTATGAAATCCAGGTGCAGGAAAGTCATACCAATGTGACTTATGCCGACGGGCAGGCCGCAGCCATATACGGTCAGACACCACCGAAAGTAAACGCATCCACCCCTCAAGGTGAGTGGCAGAGTTACGACATCATTTTCAAAGCTCCCGTGTATGGTGAAAAAGGCCTTGAGAAACCCGCCTACGTCACCGTCGTCCACAATGGTGTGAAAGTGCACGACCAGCAACAGATCCACGGGCCGACCCTGCACAAAAAGGTTGCCAAGTATCCACCCACGCACCCAGCCAAGGCACCCATCCGCCTCCAGTGGCACAATGATCCCATCGAGTTCCGCAACATCTGGATCAAGGAGGGGAAGTGA
- the murJ gene encoding murein biosynthesis integral membrane protein MurJ, whose protein sequence is MLRSLMQVSGFTAISRVLGFLRDILIARYLGSGLLGDAFFSAFRFPNLFRRIFGEGAFNAAFVPMFGRRLEKDGEKEAMKFASNAFSTLLVILVALTIVAIPCMHWIMSAVVPGFKAKVELPVQSDGKPADESFSVRIDGMRDVYLTVPEGQAGDLKNHYRLENLSFIEEKPLVFPRFIGAGERGASASVTQVAEAYREQETKKSEKEQREPNAAVEHLGGSDGGWVITGDGTARIRLPIGHNYGWFEGDLVRIPHNEIREATLKIYRNHPDTFGLTVRLSQITFCYLLFMALVAQLSGVLNTFKIFGVPAAAPILLNVVFLVGLGVFIKMMHSEVPAHVLAWCVAVAGLLQFMMLYGACRRNGYHVRLQKPVIDGSIKKLFLLMGPGVLAAGIQQINLLVGGIIASFKQGAISWLYYSDRVYQLPLGMIGIALGVVLLPEVTRLLRRDDAKGASDSMMRGMELGLLITLPAAVAMLVMPEAIISVLFRRGEFTADDAYQTGMALRGFALGLPGYVLVKVLQPGYFARENTRAPMMMAGITVLVNIVVSLVLFQQLGHVGIAIGTTIAAWVNVALLARGLKGLVHPGKEFWSKSLRMCIASVAMGVLVWTGYQVLGSWFEGGFGKQCIALGLLVGLGASGYAVLVLMLKATSIAELRAGFRRG, encoded by the coding sequence ATGCTCCGTTCCCTCATGCAAGTATCCGGCTTCACGGCGATCAGTCGTGTATTGGGTTTTTTGCGGGACATCCTGATTGCGAGATATCTGGGGTCCGGCCTGTTGGGTGATGCCTTTTTCTCGGCATTCCGGTTTCCCAACCTGTTCCGCCGTATCTTTGGCGAGGGGGCGTTTAATGCCGCCTTTGTGCCGATGTTTGGTCGTCGACTGGAAAAGGATGGTGAAAAGGAGGCGATGAAGTTTGCCTCGAATGCGTTTTCGACCCTGCTGGTGATCCTTGTGGCGCTGACCATTGTTGCGATCCCGTGTATGCACTGGATCATGAGCGCCGTGGTGCCGGGGTTCAAGGCGAAGGTGGAACTGCCTGTTCAGTCGGATGGAAAACCCGCTGATGAAAGCTTTTCAGTCAGGATTGACGGGATGCGCGACGTCTATCTAACCGTTCCTGAAGGGCAGGCCGGTGATTTGAAAAACCATTACCGCTTGGAAAACCTGTCATTCATTGAGGAAAAACCTCTCGTATTTCCCAGGTTCATCGGCGCGGGCGAGCGTGGCGCCAGTGCTTCTGTGACCCAGGTTGCTGAAGCCTACAGAGAGCAGGAAACGAAGAAGTCGGAAAAGGAGCAGAGGGAACCCAACGCAGCGGTTGAGCATTTGGGCGGGAGCGATGGTGGCTGGGTCATTACCGGTGACGGAACGGCCCGCATCAGGCTGCCGATAGGGCACAACTATGGATGGTTCGAAGGTGATCTTGTACGCATACCCCACAACGAGATCCGGGAGGCCACGCTGAAAATCTACCGGAACCACCCCGACACCTTTGGCCTGACGGTCAGGCTGTCCCAGATCACATTCTGTTACCTCCTGTTCATGGCACTTGTGGCGCAACTGAGCGGGGTGTTAAACACATTCAAGATCTTTGGTGTACCGGCTGCGGCTCCCATTTTACTCAACGTGGTCTTTCTTGTTGGACTCGGTGTTTTTATCAAAATGATGCATTCCGAGGTTCCCGCCCATGTGCTTGCCTGGTGTGTGGCCGTCGCGGGATTGCTCCAGTTTATGATGCTCTACGGAGCTTGCCGGAGAAACGGCTACCATGTCCGTCTCCAGAAGCCGGTGATCGACGGCTCGATCAAAAAGCTGTTCCTGCTGATGGGGCCGGGAGTGCTTGCCGCCGGTATCCAGCAAATCAACCTTCTCGTCGGCGGTATCATTGCCTCGTTCAAGCAGGGGGCGATATCCTGGTTATACTACTCGGACCGGGTCTATCAGCTGCCGCTGGGGATGATCGGGATCGCCCTCGGCGTGGTGCTTTTACCGGAGGTGACCCGGCTTCTCAGGCGTGATGATGCCAAGGGGGCATCCGACAGCATGATGCGAGGCATGGAACTGGGTCTGCTGATCACGCTTCCTGCCGCCGTCGCGATGTTAGTGATGCCGGAGGCTATCATCTCGGTTCTTTTCCGACGGGGTGAATTTACTGCCGATGACGCGTATCAAACAGGGATGGCGCTGCGCGGGTTTGCATTGGGACTGCCTGGCTATGTGTTAGTCAAAGTCCTGCAACCTGGATATTTTGCCCGTGAGAATACCCGCGCCCCGATGATGATGGCGGGCATTACCGTGCTGGTGAACATCGTTGTCAGTCTGGTCCTTTTCCAACAGCTGGGTCACGTCGGAATTGCGATCGGCACCACGATTGCAGCGTGGGTCAACGTCGCGCTACTGGCACGCGGCCTCAAAGGCCTGGTTCATCCGGGCAAGGAATTCTGGAGCAAGTCACTGCGTATGTGTATCGCGAGTGTGGCCATGGGAGTCCTCGTCTGGACCGGGTACCAAGTGCTGGGGTCGTGGTTTGAGGGGGGCTTCGGCAAACAATGCATTGCCCTCGGCTTGCTTGTGGGGCTTGGTGCATCCGGTTATGCCGTCCTGGTGCTGATGCTCAAGGCCACCAGCATCGCCGAACTCAGGGCGGGTTTCCGCAGAGGGTAG
- a CDS encoding threonylcarbamoyl-AMP synthase has product MGVSETRIIDASDPTEQNRIVQEIADLLESGEVVALPTETVYGLGADALNADAVAKVFAAKERPAFDPLIVHVGTFEQVDEIADVPVELKELVAKLMKAHWPGPLTLVLPKKQCVPDIVTSGLPTVAVRMSAHPIMKAVIRKLGKPVAAPSANRFGRISPTSASAVAKELSGRIPVIVDGGACREGLESTIIRPEAGGKRPVLHMLRAGPVTKEMLQRFGKVERAKSNRSNEAPEAPGQLASHYAPVTPLRLLRRIEDFQPEAGKKYGLLSYCGSEKAGFINGHDWTTVEQLSPGNGKLAEAAVRFFFVLRTLDESGVDEIIAEPVSETGLGVAIMDKLRRASVR; this is encoded by the coding sequence CTGGGCGTGAGCGAAACACGTATCATTGATGCCTCCGATCCGACGGAGCAAAATAGGATCGTCCAGGAAATTGCCGATTTGTTAGAGTCGGGTGAGGTGGTGGCCTTGCCAACTGAAACCGTTTACGGACTAGGTGCCGATGCCTTGAATGCGGATGCCGTGGCCAAGGTGTTTGCGGCGAAGGAACGGCCAGCGTTTGACCCCCTGATTGTGCATGTGGGGACCTTTGAACAGGTGGATGAGATAGCCGATGTACCCGTGGAGCTCAAAGAGCTTGTCGCGAAACTGATGAAGGCGCACTGGCCGGGGCCGCTGACGCTTGTCTTGCCGAAAAAGCAATGTGTCCCCGACATCGTGACCAGTGGCCTGCCAACGGTCGCGGTGCGTATGAGCGCCCACCCGATCATGAAGGCGGTGATTCGTAAACTGGGAAAACCGGTCGCCGCGCCGAGCGCCAACCGTTTCGGCAGGATCAGCCCGACCTCAGCCAGTGCCGTGGCCAAAGAGTTGTCGGGGCGTATTCCTGTGATCGTCGACGGGGGTGCTTGCCGCGAAGGATTGGAAAGCACCATCATCCGCCCCGAGGCGGGAGGGAAACGTCCTGTCCTGCACATGCTGCGAGCCGGTCCTGTCACCAAGGAGATGTTGCAACGTTTTGGCAAGGTGGAGCGAGCCAAGAGCAATCGGTCCAACGAAGCACCCGAGGCTCCGGGGCAGCTCGCCAGTCACTACGCGCCCGTCACCCCGCTCCGATTGCTCCGCAGGATCGAGGATTTTCAACCCGAGGCAGGAAAAAAATACGGCCTGCTCAGCTACTGCGGGTCTGAGAAGGCGGGTTTTATCAATGGTCACGACTGGACAACGGTCGAGCAGCTCTCCCCCGGGAATGGCAAGCTCGCCGAGGCCGCCGTGCGCTTCTTTTTTGTCCTCCGCACACTCGACGAAAGTGGTGTGGATGAAATCATCGCCGAACCCGTCTCTGAAACCGGCCTCGGCGTCGCCATCATGGACAAACTCCGCCGAGCCAGTGTGAGGTAA